One genomic segment of Mesoterricola silvestris includes these proteins:
- a CDS encoding chemotaxis protein CheW — translation MAESMQVNKRTRAAVERAQVEKKDQFLAFVLGGEHFAMDIRSIKEVIQYGSLTEVPLMPDFIRGVINLRGAVVPVIDLSVRFGRPATEVARRTCVVILEVEQAGEVVELGVIVDHVSEVLEIGASEIEPAPSFGSTLRSEFLAGVGKVGGKFVILLDVNHVLSIEEMAALGAGARTEAS, via the coding sequence ATGGCGGAATCCATGCAGGTCAACAAGCGCACCCGGGCCGCGGTGGAGAGGGCCCAGGTGGAGAAGAAGGACCAGTTCCTGGCCTTCGTGCTGGGCGGGGAGCATTTCGCCATGGACATCCGGTCCATCAAGGAGGTGATCCAGTACGGGTCCCTCACGGAAGTGCCGCTCATGCCGGATTTCATCCGGGGGGTGATCAACCTGCGGGGCGCGGTGGTGCCGGTGATCGACCTGTCGGTGCGCTTCGGCCGCCCCGCCACCGAGGTGGCGCGGCGCACCTGCGTGGTGATCCTGGAGGTGGAGCAGGCCGGGGAGGTGGTGGAACTGGGCGTCATCGTGGACCACGTGAGCGAGGTCCTGGAGATCGGCGCCTCGGAGATCGAGCCGGCCCCGTCCTTCGGGAGCACCCTGCGCAGCGAGTTCCTGGCGGGGGTGGGCAAGGTGGGCGGGAAGTTCGTCATCCTCCTGGACGTCAACCACGTCCTTTCCATCGAAGAGATGGCGGCCCTGGGGGCCGGCGCCAGGACGGAAGCTTCGTGA
- a CDS encoding methyl-accepting chemotaxis protein: protein MQWFKQLRLATQLILAFVLVALIAGGVGAIGILNLGKLAESDRFMFDSATAPMKNLDAINGNFQLVRNSLSKTIAAPDKEKLAMVLTAYEKNWKIMQDAMTAYAKQATTAEEKANLARLKELTVTYDREVAQPMIRFRNENKIADSVAVSYSANVGKITNELNGVIEKMIRENVEAAESIATANAQTARSASIQMTVAIGVGMLLAVGLGLLVTSLIKQQVGGEPGYAASIVRQVAEGNLALEVVTAQGDTGSVMASIKVMVEKLSDVVGQVQESSDMLVGASEQLSSTAQSLSQGASEQAASVQETSASMEEMSASIAQNNENAKVTGDLASRTAVETLDGGRAVKETVGAMKQIAQKIAIIDDIAYQTNLLALNAAIEAGRAGEHGKGFAVVAAEVRKLAERSQVAAEEISGLASGSVELAERAGALLDTIVPSIQKTSDLVMEIAAASAEQNSGVGQINGAIGQISQAVAQNAAASEELASTSEEVNAQAQEMQNTVAFFHLAGMRSQARRKPAPQPAARAPRARGPVADEREFSRF from the coding sequence ATGCAATGGTTCAAGCAGCTCCGTCTCGCCACCCAGCTCATCCTGGCCTTCGTCCTGGTCGCCCTCATCGCCGGAGGCGTGGGCGCCATCGGGATCCTCAACCTCGGCAAGCTCGCCGAAAGCGACCGCTTCATGTTCGATTCCGCCACCGCGCCCATGAAGAACCTGGACGCCATCAACGGGAACTTCCAGCTGGTGCGCAACTCCCTGAGCAAGACCATCGCCGCTCCCGACAAGGAGAAGCTCGCCATGGTGCTCACGGCCTACGAGAAGAACTGGAAGATCATGCAGGACGCCATGACCGCCTACGCCAAGCAGGCCACCACGGCGGAGGAGAAGGCCAACCTGGCCCGGCTCAAGGAACTCACCGTCACCTATGACCGGGAAGTGGCCCAGCCCATGATCCGCTTCCGGAACGAGAACAAGATCGCCGATTCCGTGGCCGTGTCCTACAGCGCCAACGTCGGCAAGATCACCAACGAGCTCAACGGCGTCATCGAGAAGATGATCCGCGAGAACGTGGAGGCGGCCGAGTCCATCGCCACCGCCAACGCCCAGACCGCGCGCTCGGCCTCCATCCAGATGACCGTGGCCATCGGGGTGGGCATGCTCCTGGCCGTGGGCCTGGGGCTCCTGGTGACCTCCCTCATCAAGCAGCAGGTGGGGGGCGAGCCCGGCTACGCGGCGTCCATCGTGCGCCAGGTGGCCGAAGGCAACCTCGCCCTGGAGGTGGTGACGGCCCAGGGCGACACCGGGAGCGTGATGGCCTCCATCAAGGTCATGGTGGAAAAGCTCTCCGACGTGGTGGGCCAGGTGCAGGAATCCTCCGATATGCTGGTGGGCGCCTCGGAGCAGCTGAGCTCCACGGCCCAGTCCCTGAGCCAGGGCGCTAGCGAACAGGCTGCCAGCGTCCAGGAGACCAGCGCCTCCATGGAGGAGATGAGCGCCTCCATCGCCCAGAACAACGAGAACGCCAAGGTCACCGGGGACCTGGCCTCCCGCACCGCCGTGGAGACCCTGGACGGCGGCAGGGCGGTGAAGGAGACTGTGGGGGCCATGAAGCAGATCGCCCAGAAGATCGCCATCATCGACGACATCGCATACCAGACGAACCTCCTGGCCCTCAACGCCGCCATCGAGGCGGGCCGGGCCGGGGAGCACGGCAAGGGCTTCGCCGTGGTGGCCGCGGAGGTGCGCAAGCTGGCCGAGCGCAGCCAGGTGGCGGCCGAAGAGATCAGCGGGCTGGCGTCGGGCAGCGTGGAACTGGCGGAACGGGCGGGCGCCCTGCTGGACACCATCGTCCCGTCCATCCAGAAGACCTCCGACCTGGTCATGGAGATCGCCGCCGCCTCCGCGGAACAGAATTCCGGAGTGGGCCAGATCAACGGCGCCATCGGCCAGATCAGCCAGGCCGTGGCCCAGAACGCCGCGGCCTCCGAGGAACTGGCCTCCACCTCCGAGGAGGTGAATGCCCAGGCGCAGGAGATGCAGAACACCGTCGCCTTCTTCCATCTGGCGGGCATGCGCTCCCAGGCCCGGAGGAAGCCCGCGCCCCAGCCCGCCGCCCGGGCCCCCCGGGCCCGGGGACCCGTCGCGGACGAACGTGAATTTTCCAGGTTCTGA